In Candidatus Methylomirabilis tolerans, a single window of DNA contains:
- a CDS encoding DUF1858 domain-containing protein, with amino-acid sequence MRITAEMKIDNVVRQYPETVQIFNRYGVACMGCSAAEYDNIATSAQVHGVNLDQLLRELNETVTVRN; translated from the coding sequence ATGAGGATTACCGCAGAGATGAAGATTGATAATGTAGTTCGGCAGTACCCGGAGACCGTCCAGATCTTTAACCGTTACGGCGTTGCCTGCATGGGGTGCTCTGCGGCTGAGTATGATAATATCGCCACCAGTGCCCAGGTCCACGGCGTCAACCTGGACCAACTTCTGCGAGAGTTGAACGAGACTGTAACTGTCCGCAACTGA
- a CDS encoding HD domain-containing protein, whose amino-acid sequence MDGLQRDPYLLAVRAIAAAGRVGSLYLVGGYLRDLLLDRPKAKRVDLDLVIWGDAEQFGHDVARALQGSLIRFDSETVRTIIRSEEMIVQIDINRPKGETIEDDLAARDFTVNALAVRIDTSDSRPTAPDTLRVIDPTGGLIDLREKRLRADTPSAFNRDPLRLIRAVRLAAELDFTIEETTQRWIIERASLLGTVAGERLRTELFRILDTVPAAPWIEYLDTLQLLKALIPEVEMLKSVPASMPHRLPLWEHSLQTLRSVELLLMNLEQLFPKDAPWLCEQLHQELEAGIAETAILKLLGFLHDVGKPETWSIQSNGRVRFLGHEQAGLPILTRLCERLRFGRRAESLVIDIERHHLRPIHLSSRTTVTTKAQYRFFRELGHVAPIVLLHSWADLLATIGEETEEFIRHQEFLREMFRFYRTEFLTSLVKPILRGDDLIEAFGVAPGPFLGFVLDHLQEAQATGLINSREEALTYVQEHLVSWQQSFEALPS is encoded by the coding sequence CTGGACGGACTGCAGCGTGACCCGTATTTGCTGGCTGTCAGGGCGATCGCGGCTGCCGGCAGGGTGGGCTCCCTCTATCTGGTCGGTGGGTACCTACGCGATCTTTTACTTGATCGGCCGAAGGCGAAGCGGGTTGACCTCGATCTGGTGATCTGGGGGGATGCGGAGCAATTCGGCCATGACGTGGCCAGAGCCCTGCAAGGCAGCCTTATTCGCTTCGACTCGGAAACGGTGCGGACCATCATCCGATCTGAAGAGATGATCGTCCAGATCGACATCAATCGGCCAAAGGGTGAGACGATCGAAGATGATTTAGCGGCCCGCGATTTTACTGTTAATGCCCTGGCCGTACGCATCGACACCTCCGACTCCCGGCCCACGGCTCCCGACACCCTGCGCGTAATCGATCCAACAGGTGGGCTAATCGATCTGCGAGAAAAGCGCCTAAGAGCCGATACTCCATCGGCATTCAATCGCGATCCGCTTCGCCTGATCAGGGCTGTCCGCCTGGCTGCAGAGCTCGACTTCACCATCGAGGAGACCACGCAGCGGTGGATTATCGAACGCGCATCACTGCTCGGGACAGTGGCTGGAGAGCGTCTGCGTACCGAGCTGTTCAGGATCCTCGATACGGTCCCCGCAGCGCCTTGGATCGAGTACTTGGATACCCTGCAGCTTTTGAAGGCACTGATCCCGGAGGTCGAAATGCTTAAGTCGGTGCCGGCGAGCATGCCGCATCGTCTGCCCCTCTGGGAACACTCGCTGCAGACGCTTCGATCTGTCGAATTGCTACTCATGAACCTTGAGCAGCTCTTTCCGAAAGACGCCCCCTGGTTATGCGAACAGCTTCATCAGGAACTCGAGGCAGGCATCGCCGAAACCGCCATCCTCAAGTTATTGGGGTTCCTGCACGACGTCGGCAAACCAGAGACTTGGAGCATACAATCGAATGGTCGAGTCCGGTTCCTGGGACACGAGCAGGCCGGCCTGCCGATCCTCACTCGCCTATGCGAACGCCTTCGATTTGGTCGACGAGCCGAGAGCCTCGTGATCGACATCGAGCGACATCATCTGCGACCGATCCATCTCTCGAGCAGGACGACGGTCACCACCAAAGCGCAGTATCGTTTCTTTCGCGAGCTGGGTCATGTTGCCCCCATTGTCCTGTTGCATTCCTGGGCGGATCTACTGGCCACGATTGGTGAGGAAACAGAGGAATTCATCCGACATCAGGAATTTCTGCGCGAGATGTTTCGATTCTACAGAACAGAGTTTCTGACGAGTCTGGTAAAGCCCATCCTGCGAGGAGACGATCTGATCGAGGCATTCGGCGTTGCGCCTGGCCCTTTTCTGGGATTCGTACTCGATCATCTGCAGGAAGCGCAGGCCACGGGGCTCATCAATAGCCGCGAGGAGGCCCTGACCTACGTCCAGGAACATCTTGTATCGTGGCAGCAGTCCTTCGAGGCGCTGCCTTCTTGA